AGAGTACCTAACGTTGTACGTCAAGGTTTACCCGAATATCCTTCACGTGCACGAGCAGTCGGTATCGAAGGTTCAGTGAAAGTGCGTTTCGACGTTGATGCTGATGGGCGAGTCGATAATGTAGAAATTGTTTCTGCTGATCCTAAAAATGTGTTTGAACGTGATATTAAAAGAGCCATGCGCCAATGGCGATATGAAAAAATTCCTTATAAAGGGAAAGTTATCGTTATCGAATTTAAATTAACAGGTGTTTCAGCAAGCTAAAATACAATGTAGATATTAGATCTCAGATAAATAAAAAGGCACTTTAATCAGTGCCTTTTTTAGTGTTTAAAATTTCAGTGTCTTCATATCATTTGTTGTAATCGACGGATTTGTTATTCCATTGTACTTGTTAATGTGAAGTGTGCTTTACCTTCAGGTAAGCGACGAGCCGCATTGTTTTCATCAACAGCAACATAAGTAAACACCGCTTCAGTTGCACGATAACGTTGTCCAACAGGTTCAGTTGCAACCTTCTTAACCCAGACTTCAATATTCACAGTAATTGAAGAATTACCTGTTTTTAAGCAACGAGCATAACAGCAAACGACATCGCCAACCGCAACAGGTTTAAGAAAGGTAATGCCTGTTACACTAACAGTAACGACACGACCTAACGCAATTTCTTTTGCTAAAATTGCACCACCGATGTCCATTTGAGACATTAACCAGCCACCGAAAATATCACCATTGGCGTTTGTATCAGCAGGCATGGCAAGGGTACGTAAAACGAGCTCACCATTAGGCAAAGATTGTTGTTCAGTCATGGAGAATTATTATCTGTAAATGTTTAAACCAAGGAGACATCTACTCATCTACTTCAAGTTAAATATGATGAGTGTACATCTCCCAATAAAATAAACGTGATTACTCAGATTTTGAATGAGCATCGTGTGATGTCGGTTTAGATGCTTGTTTTGTCATATCATCTGATAATGCGTGTTCAGTATTTTGTGTGGCTTCTTCTTCAGTTTGTTCTTCTGGTAAACGATTATTCCAGATATAAACCACACTGGCGATAGTAAAGATAAAGGTCAAAATGGTTAAACCGAAGACTTTAAAATTAACCCAAGTCTCTTCAGGTAAAGAGAATGCCACGTAGATATTACCTAAGGCACAAGCAAAAAAGAAAATCACCCAAGCTATATTTACTTTTTTCCAATTAACCGCTGGCATGGCAAGCTCTTTACCTAACATTCTTTCCATTAATGTTTTAGGTGTAAATAGCTGCATACCAATTAATACAACAGCAAAAATGGCATATATGGCAGTGACTTTCCATTTAATAAAATCAGCAGAATGGAAGAAGATAGTTAATGAGCCAAAAATAGTGACAACAATAGCCGTAATGAGTGGTGCTTTTTCAACTTTATGGAAAATAAGCCACGTCAAGCCGACTGAAATCCACGTGGCGACAATTAATGCACCTGAAGCGTAGAAAATATCTTGCCATTTATAGAAGATAAAAAACACTAATAGTGGAGCGAAATCAAGTAATTGCTTAAGCCAGCCATTTTTCATAACAAATAGGAACCTATGGTAATTAAATTCATAAACTAGGCTATTCTAATGCAAAGCGACAGAAAATGGGTAAACAATTGCATATCTTTAATTATGAAGTGCTGATTTATATAAAAAGCACTGTTTTTCTCTAAAATAACTCAATGAAAAATCAACGTAATTGCATTTAGGGAGGGCTGAAGTTAAAGCTTAAGTTATGAAAGAGGATTTAAATATCACTCTAGTATATGATTCAGTAACTCATCAACATTATCGCCACTTTTTGATGAATGCATAAATATAAAAAAGTATTTCTGATAAGAGGAAATCAATGAACGGAAAAAGAATAATAAAATGGATGCCAGGATTAGGCTTATTGTTTAATTATAAGCGTGATTATTTTGGCTATGACTTAAAAGCTGGGCTTTCTGTTGCTGCCGTTGCATTGCCGGTCGCAATTGCTTATACCGAATTATTAGGGATTAACCCGATTGTTGGATTATATGCCTGTATTTTTCCGATGATTATTTATGCGTTGTTTGGCACATCGCGTCAGCTAATTACAGGGCCTGATGCAGCAACCTGTGCTGTTATTGCTGCTGTAGTTATTCCATTATCTGCTGGTGATGAGAATGCTAGATGGCAACTTGCAATTATTATGACGGCAATGACGGGATTTTGGTGTATTTTAGCCAGCCATTTTCGGTTAGGGGCTTTTACTGATTTTCTATCTCGACCTATTTTACAGGGGCTTTTAAATGGTGTCGCGATCACCATTATGGTTGGGCAAATCAGTAAAGTATTTGGTTTTGATACTTCTCCCGATCATCTAATCGAAAAATTAATTGAAGTTCCGTTTCGATTAATGGATGCGCATTTACCCACCGTGTTAATGTCTGCGATAACATTAGCACTATTATTAGGTATTCGTTATTTTCGTAGTCGATGGCCAGCTCCTTTAATTGCTATGGTCGTGATGACGTATTTAAGTTGGCAATTTGATTTAGCAAGCTTTGGCATTGCTATCGTAGATAAAGATGCAGGAAATGTTGATCTGTTTTTACCTGTTGTATCCATGACGGGATTTCATCCAGGTGTCTTGAGAGAATTGTTAGTTCCATCTATAAACTTGGCGGTTATTAGCTTCGTTAGTTTTATGATGACTGCCCGCAGCTTTGCCAGTAAGAATGGTTATGATGTCGATGCAGACCAAGAGTTAAAAGCGTTAGGTATTGCCAATATTGCGGCCGCGCTTTCTCAAGGATTTGCGGTAAGTGCGGCAAGTAGCCGTACTGCAGTCAATGATTCTGTTGGTGGGAAAACGCAATTAGTTTCTATTATCGCAGCACTGGTTATTTTGCTAGTACTATTATTTATGACCGATTTTCTTGCCTATATTCCATTATCATCATTGGGGATTGTGTTGATTGTCTCTTCATGGTCATTATTGAGTATTCGTCATATTTGGTCTTATCGTAAACGTAATAAACAAGCATTTACATTGGCATCATTCACCTTATTAGCCGTGTTATTGGCAGGGCTAATTAACGGTATCGGTTTTGCCGTTTTATTAGGTTTGCTACAATTTTTACGTATTGTTTTTCGTCCGAGCGATCAATTATTGGGTGTTGATGAACAGGGTATGGTTCACTCAATGAATAAAGATAATGGCATTGAACCTATTGATGGTTTAATGATGTATCGGTTTAATTCACCACTAACTTATTTTAATGTGGGCTATTTTAAAAAACGGGTACTTCAACTTGTTGATAGCGCACCTCAACGGCCTGCATGGTTAGCGGTAGATGCAGCTGTAAGCTTTACCTATGACGATGTTAGCGTGTTTGCTGCTATTGATGAGCTAATACGAGAGTTACGAATAAAAGGCGTGAAATTGGTTTTAGCTGGCCGTAGAACAGAATTAAATCGTTGGATTGAACGTAATAAAATTTCACTTAATGAAGATGATTTGATTATTGCTCCCGATCTCTATTTTGTGATCCGACTGTATCAAAGCCGACAACAAATAAAAGAAAAACAGAAAGAAGCAAGAATAGAGGCGTTAAAACAAGATGCTGAGAGCCACGATGGTGATACATCAACGGCAACAATAGTCAGCAATATACCGACACCAAAATGTGCTGATTAAGCATTATTGAGGCGTCTTTTGTACAAAGAAAAATCCCGTGATATGACGTAACCTCAAAATCGGTTAATTATCACGGGATTTTTTATAGATAAAACTAAGGTATAGAGCGATTAACGCTGTTGCGTTGTGTATTTATTTTCCACCAGCATAAATAAGCGAAACAAGTAAATAATCAACCAAGCTGAAGCCATGTTTTTCAGAAAGTAGAATAAGAAGTTATGGATAATATCGGGCAATTGAATTGTGAGATTACCCACAAAACCAATACCAAATTGCAATAAGATCCAAATCCCTAATGCGGGGATAAGTGAACCTGATTCACCAAAGCCTATTCTCCATCCTAAACGAATAGCACTTCCCATATTCTGTTGGCGTACTAGCACAACTGGCGCTAATGCAAAGCCAATCAGCAAAATGATACCTGGAATGATCATCACCATAAAGCCCGCACTAATCAAAATAGAGCATAAGACAATCAATAAAAACATTTTCGGTAGGCGAGGTAGGCTAGCATTAGCTGTTTGACCTAGAGTGACGCTATGACCTGAGGAGATAGCCATAGCAAACATCAGTAGGGTAAGCACGAGAATACTTTGCTGGAGTGTTTCAAATAAATAGAGCACTAAGACTTTTTTGGCAACACCCACGACACTGTTTGACATAGCTTCTAATTCAGCAGGAGAAGTAGAAGAAAGTTGTGTGTTTTTAAAATTGGCAACAAATTCAATCATCAATTGGTACTCTTGGGGAGTTGGACCAACTAAGACATGAATGATCGCTAAAATAACAGCAAGAATAGCGGAAAGAGTAACAATGCTACGTTGTTCATTCTTATAAAAATTAAGGCTGTCGCGGTAGATTGTGCGTGCCGTGGTAGGCATGAAACTGCTCCTATAAAAATAGACTAAGTCAATGTGCGCCATTGTACCTTTTACAACAGCAAAAAGGGATATTTTCTCTTACTTCTCTTATTTGGCTTGTTTCTTGATGTTGATAATCAGAACACCCTCATCACCGAAAATAAAATAAACATTATATTAACACAATAATAACTTTATTTTTAAATATGTCTTTTAAGGATATTTTTTATTCAAAAAATAACAGTAATAATAAATTTAATTATAAGAAAAAATGGTATTAATGTGTAATTTGATGTGGATCAATTATAAATAATAGTATTGATAAATAATAAAAAGAGAAATAACACTTTCTGCAAAAATAATTCCAAAGTTGTGATCGGTATTAGATCATAATTATCAATAAATGGTTATATTTTTAGCGGAGATTTTACTTATTACAGGAATGGGTTAAATAATGAAAAAACTTTCTGCGCTTATTTTAGCGGCTGCAACTCTTGCGCCTTCTATTTCTTTTGCTCACCAAGCGGGGGATTTTTTATTCCGTGCAGGTACTGCAACTGTTCGTCCTAATGCGGGTTCTGATGCAATATTAGGTGGCGATCATTTTGGAGTAAATAATAATACTCAATTAGGTTTAACCTTTGGGTATATGATCACTGATAATATCGGTGTTGAATTATTAGCCGCAACACCATTTGAGCATAAAATTTCATTAAGTGGTGTGGGCGAAATTGCAAAAGTTAAACATTTACCACCAACATTAATGGCGCAATATTACTTTGGTAATGGTGAAGATAAATTACGTCCTTATTTAGGTGCTGGCCTTAACTTTACCACTTTCTTTGATGAGAAATTCAATAACAATCCAGCAGTAGATGGCTTAGGCTTGAATGGGCTTGATCTTAAGGATTCATGGGGCTTTGCAGCACAAGCGGGTTTAGATTATAACCTCGATAAAAATTGGATGCTGAATGCGTCTGTTTGGTGGATGAATATCGAAACAAAAGCAAGATTCAACAGTGAAGTTGCTAATAAAGACTTTGATGTTAAAACACGTTTAGACCCATTTGTATTTATGTTTGGTGTGGGCTACCGTTTCTAATTATTCTTTCTTTAAAAGAATATCTCATAATGAAAAAGCGAAGTTTATCTTCGCTTTTTTTATGTTTTAAATTCACAAGACAATTCTCATTTTTAGATTATCAAAAGATACGATTTTATTATTAATACTTAAAATAAGAGTCATTTTTAAATAATGTTAAATAAATAAAGATGCATTTAAAATGGAACATATAATGTTTAAATATCTTTTAAGATGTATTTTATATGCATCTTAAAGCTCAGCTATAAATATAATGGGAATTATTTATTTCTATTTGTTAATAATAAATAGCATTGTAATCGATAAAATCGAGTATTTTGTAGATGTATTTAAAATACATCTTTATATTTAATTTTAGTAAAAGCATGTTATCTATCAACGGATAGATGAGATTAATAGAGAAATAAAAAGGATTAGAAAAGCCTCGTACAGATAATAACTAAGTGGTTTGTTATTGAACGCAAAATGATTAGAGAACCTTTTGTTTTGCTCTTTTTATGAGCTTATTTTTAGGGTGAGACAAAAGCGGGCTATTTTTGAATGATTTGATTTTTTTGCAAAAATTGATCTGTATTATGATAGTCCGTACAAATAAACATAAATTCATAAATGAAAAAGACCACCGAAGTGGTCTAAAAAATAAAGCTAAGGGAAGACTAGAATAAAAAAGGGATCAGCGAACAACCATTGAGTTGATAACGCCTTTTACACCTGTAACTTTGCGTGTTGTTTCAATAGCACGATTAGCATCCGCTTGAGAAGAAACGAAACCACTTAATTGAACTTTACCTTTAAAAGTCTCAACGCTAATTTGTGTTGAATTAAGATTTTTTTCACCGATTAGTGCTG
This portion of the Proteus vulgaris genome encodes:
- the yciA gene encoding acyl-CoA thioester hydrolase YciA — protein: MTEQQSLPNGELVLRTLAMPADTNANGDIFGGWLMSQMDIGGAILAKEIALGRVVTVSVTGITFLKPVAVGDVVCCYARCLKTGNSSITVNIEVWVKKVATEPVGQRYRATEAVFTYVAVDENNAARRLPEGKAHFTLTSTME
- a CDS encoding SulP family inorganic anion transporter; protein product: MNGKRIIKWMPGLGLLFNYKRDYFGYDLKAGLSVAAVALPVAIAYTELLGINPIVGLYACIFPMIIYALFGTSRQLITGPDAATCAVIAAVVIPLSAGDENARWQLAIIMTAMTGFWCILASHFRLGAFTDFLSRPILQGLLNGVAITIMVGQISKVFGFDTSPDHLIEKLIEVPFRLMDAHLPTVLMSAITLALLLGIRYFRSRWPAPLIAMVVMTYLSWQFDLASFGIAIVDKDAGNVDLFLPVVSMTGFHPGVLRELLVPSINLAVISFVSFMMTARSFASKNGYDVDADQELKALGIANIAAALSQGFAVSAASSRTAVNDSVGGKTQLVSIIAALVILLVLLFMTDFLAYIPLSSLGIVLIVSSWSLLSIRHIWSYRKRNKQAFTLASFTLLAVLLAGLINGIGFAVLLGLLQFLRIVFRPSDQLLGVDEQGMVHSMNKDNGIEPIDGLMMYRFNSPLTYFNVGYFKKRVLQLVDSAPQRPAWLAVDAAVSFTYDDVSVFAAIDELIRELRIKGVKLVLAGRRTELNRWIERNKISLNEDDLIIAPDLYFVIRLYQSRQQIKEKQKEARIEALKQDAESHDGDTSTATIVSNIPTPKCAD
- a CDS encoding YciC family protein codes for the protein MPTTARTIYRDSLNFYKNEQRSIVTLSAILAVILAIIHVLVGPTPQEYQLMIEFVANFKNTQLSSTSPAELEAMSNSVVGVAKKVLVLYLFETLQQSILVLTLLMFAMAISSGHSVTLGQTANASLPRLPKMFLLIVLCSILISAGFMVMIIPGIILLIGFALAPVVLVRQQNMGSAIRLGWRIGFGESGSLIPALGIWILLQFGIGFVGNLTIQLPDIIHNFLFYFLKNMASAWLIIYLFRLFMLVENKYTTQQR
- the ompW gene encoding outer membrane protein OmpW, with amino-acid sequence MKKLSALILAAATLAPSISFAHQAGDFLFRAGTATVRPNAGSDAILGGDHFGVNNNTQLGLTFGYMITDNIGVELLAATPFEHKISLSGVGEIAKVKHLPPTLMAQYYFGNGEDKLRPYLGAGLNFTTFFDEKFNNNPAVDGLGLNGLDLKDSWGFAAQAGLDYNLDKNWMLNASVWWMNIETKARFNSEVANKDFDVKTRLDPFVFMFGVGYRF
- a CDS encoding BON domain-containing protein, yielding MAALLMAFTLSACSPTSTSEGTGGYFDDSVITTKVKTALIGEKNLNSTQISVETFKGKVQLSGFVSSQADANRAIETTRKVTGVKGVINSMVVR